Proteins encoded by one window of Panicum virgatum strain AP13 chromosome 7N, P.virgatum_v5, whole genome shotgun sequence:
- the LOC120682213 gene encoding DNA-directed RNA polymerase V subunit 1-like isoform X1 gives MIPEDQVQEDEVIICLGKNLPISWTDQVDSLLLDLKGRRTGIHITRQECQGMQNKSNRNSAANWKNGRPGGPLHSAFAGSTSSGGWNKKWFSGQLFERKQPNHSWSSAVTHQGDKPSWCSKNIAGAQKYGIAESSNSGECTRKNSGVGRGGGRGMWKSGAHHGGGNSRNSRVQNNCIARQGGICYNFTPVEQQIYAQVEPIMKNVKRIIRESSRDGMKLSLDDEMFIVNNVLMYHPEKEKKMSGQGNYIMVAKHQTFRSSRCLYVTTSDGSSQDFSYKKCLENFIRIHYPDAADSFCRKYFK, from the exons ATGATTCCAGAGGATCAAGTTCAAGAGGATGAGGTGATAATATGTTTGGGTAAAAACCTTCCAATCTCCTGGACAGACCAGGTTGATTCCCTACTGCTTGATTTAAAGGGTAGGAGGACTGGAATACACATCACTAGGCAGGAATGCCAAGGAATGCAAAATAAGAGTAACCGGAACTCAGCTGCAAACTGGAAAAATGGTAGACCAGGCGGTCCTCTGCATTCTGCTTTTGCAGGATCAACTAGCTCTGGCGGTTGGAACAAAAAATGGTTTAGCGGCCAACTGTTTGAGAGAAAACAACCAAATCATAGCTGGAGCTCAGCTGTGACACACCAAGGTGACAAGCCAAGTTGGTGTAGCAAAAATATTGCAGGCGCACAGAAATATGGCATTGCAGAATCATCTAACTCAGGTGAATGCACTAGGAAGAATAGTGGTGTTGGTCGAGGTGGTGGTAGAGGCATGTGGAAATCAGGAGCACACCATGGAGGTGGTAACAGCAGGAACTCGAGAGTCCAGAATAATTGCATTGCTAGACAAGGAGGTATCTGTTACAATTTCACACCAGTGGAGCAGCAGATATATGCACAAGTTGAACcaatcatgaaaaatgtaaagaGGATCATCCGTGAATCAAG CAGGGATGGCATGAAACTTTCTCTAGATGATGAGATGTTCATCGTCAACAATGTTCTAATGTACCACccggagaaggagaagaagatgtCCGGTCAGGGCAATTACATTATG GTTGCTAAGCATCAAACTTTCCGTAGCAGCAGGTGCTTGTACGTTACAACCTCAGATGGATCAAGTCAAGATTTCTCCTACAAGAAGTGTCTAGAGAATTTCATCAGGATTCACTACCCTGATGCTGCGGACTCATTCTGCAGAAAGTACTTCAAATGA
- the LOC120682213 gene encoding DNA-directed RNA polymerase V subunit 1-like isoform X2, translating into MIPEDQVQEDEVIICLGKNLPISWTDQVDSLLLDLKGRRTGIHITRQECQGMQNKSNRNSAANWKNGRPGGPLHSAFAGSTSSGGWNKKWFSGQLFERKQPNHSWSSAVTHQGDKPSWCSKNIAGAQKYGIAESSNSGECTRKNSGVGRGGGRGMWKSGAHHGGGNSRNSRVQNNCIARQGGICYNFTPVEQQIYAQVEPIMKNVKRIIRESRDGMKLSLDDEMFIVNNVLMYHPEKEKKMSGQGNYIMVAKHQTFRSSRCLYVTTSDGSSQDFSYKKCLENFIRIHYPDAADSFCRKYFK; encoded by the exons ATGATTCCAGAGGATCAAGTTCAAGAGGATGAGGTGATAATATGTTTGGGTAAAAACCTTCCAATCTCCTGGACAGACCAGGTTGATTCCCTACTGCTTGATTTAAAGGGTAGGAGGACTGGAATACACATCACTAGGCAGGAATGCCAAGGAATGCAAAATAAGAGTAACCGGAACTCAGCTGCAAACTGGAAAAATGGTAGACCAGGCGGTCCTCTGCATTCTGCTTTTGCAGGATCAACTAGCTCTGGCGGTTGGAACAAAAAATGGTTTAGCGGCCAACTGTTTGAGAGAAAACAACCAAATCATAGCTGGAGCTCAGCTGTGACACACCAAGGTGACAAGCCAAGTTGGTGTAGCAAAAATATTGCAGGCGCACAGAAATATGGCATTGCAGAATCATCTAACTCAGGTGAATGCACTAGGAAGAATAGTGGTGTTGGTCGAGGTGGTGGTAGAGGCATGTGGAAATCAGGAGCACACCATGGAGGTGGTAACAGCAGGAACTCGAGAGTCCAGAATAATTGCATTGCTAGACAAGGAGGTATCTGTTACAATTTCACACCAGTGGAGCAGCAGATATATGCACAAGTTGAACcaatcatgaaaaatgtaaagaGGATCATCCGTGAATCAAG GGATGGCATGAAACTTTCTCTAGATGATGAGATGTTCATCGTCAACAATGTTCTAATGTACCACccggagaaggagaagaagatgtCCGGTCAGGGCAATTACATTATG GTTGCTAAGCATCAAACTTTCCGTAGCAGCAGGTGCTTGTACGTTACAACCTCAGATGGATCAAGTCAAGATTTCTCCTACAAGAAGTGTCTAGAGAATTTCATCAGGATTCACTACCCTGATGCTGCGGACTCATTCTGCAGAAAGTACTTCAAATGA